The following coding sequences lie in one Streptomyces venezuelae genomic window:
- a CDS encoding helix-turn-helix transcriptional regulator, translated as MTRAADRHGTVDLVERDEELAALRSAYEDAGDTRGSVVVLSGAVGTGKTALLRAWTERVAPAVLVLTARACRAERELPLGILEQLVRGCPELPAATAERTLAWCDEAAAAPPPPPVLHAPALRGLCEALRGLVAERPVLIAVDDAHHADAASLQCLLYMMRRLRSARLHVLFTEYVHQTADNALLGSEFPHEPALRRIRLEPLSKAGVEAVLARRLDEETAGNLTPLVHGMSAGHPPLVHALADDHRSAGGAGEAFGRAVLGFLHRHEAPVTEVARAVAALGQQAAPALLGRLLDVDAASVARAVHQLTVAEVLHEGRLCHPAFGSAVLDGMPTEERRALHGRVAALLHEEGAPADEVAAHLVAAADRSDTPWAVAVFEEAAQLALENDEVVTGVEYLRAAYRRCRGAAQRTAVVSALADAEWRLDPAKVLHHLPARSSVSVPARTSASVPTRTSAPAPAPARTSAPAPTPAALPTHLLWHGRVDEGLDAICALAGPNPGGAPAMNAADLDTPWLWGAYLYPGHVKERLGSGVLAAQRSAPPAVTPELQGAGTLMQDLLHGGESDPAGVVDAAERSLNRYRLGPRTVAVHTAALATLTYRDRPHRAAAWCDGLIAQAGERNSPTWQAWFTAWRALIHLRQGDPAAARQRAATALDMLGPKGWGAAIGLPLAAAVQAASAVGDVDGASALLERPVAPEVFQTRTGLHYLAARGRYHLATGCHYAALCDFYACGTRMSSWGVDLPALESWRLGAAEAYLALGESLLARQLVDDQVTLPAPADGRTWGMTLRLRAATAPTPDRVELLDEAVAVLRGAGDVFELARAVAEQSAAVREAGETERARLLARKAQLLARRWGSTPPSLTGPPPSAGPLPSAVPPPPPLPGHAEPDAELTDAERRVAELAADGFTNREISRKLYVTVSTVEQHLTRIYRKLDVKRLDLQAVLL; from the coding sequence GTGACGCGCGCCGCGGACCGGCACGGAACGGTCGACCTCGTGGAACGGGACGAGGAACTGGCCGCGCTGCGGAGCGCGTACGAGGATGCCGGGGACACCCGCGGCAGCGTGGTGGTGCTCAGCGGAGCGGTCGGCACCGGCAAGACCGCGCTGCTGCGGGCGTGGACCGAGCGGGTCGCGCCCGCCGTGCTCGTGCTGACCGCCAGGGCCTGCCGGGCCGAGCGCGAGCTGCCCCTGGGCATCCTGGAGCAATTGGTACGCGGCTGCCCGGAACTGCCGGCCGCGACGGCCGAACGTACGCTGGCGTGGTGTGACGAGGCCGCCGCCGCACCCCCGCCCCCACCCGTACTTCATGCACCCGCGCTGCGTGGGCTCTGTGAGGCGCTGCGCGGTCTGGTCGCCGAGCGGCCCGTCCTGATCGCCGTCGACGACGCGCACCACGCCGACGCGGCCTCGCTGCAATGCCTGCTGTACATGATGCGCAGGCTGCGCTCGGCGCGGCTCCATGTGCTGTTCACCGAGTACGTCCATCAGACGGCGGACAACGCGCTGCTCGGCAGCGAGTTCCCGCACGAGCCCGCGCTGCGGCGGATCCGCCTCGAGCCGTTGTCGAAGGCCGGGGTGGAAGCCGTGCTCGCGCGGCGACTCGACGAGGAAACGGCGGGGAACCTCACTCCGCTCGTCCACGGCATGAGCGCGGGCCATCCGCCCCTCGTCCACGCGCTGGCCGACGACCACCGGTCGGCGGGCGGCGCCGGCGAGGCGTTCGGGCGAGCGGTACTCGGCTTCCTCCACCGACACGAGGCGCCGGTGACCGAAGTCGCGCGTGCCGTCGCGGCGTTGGGGCAGCAGGCCGCACCCGCTCTGCTCGGCCGACTCCTCGACGTGGACGCGGCCTCCGTGGCCCGTGCCGTGCACCAGCTCACCGTCGCGGAGGTGCTGCACGAAGGGCGCCTGTGCCACCCGGCGTTCGGGTCGGCCGTCCTGGACGGAATGCCGACGGAGGAACGTCGCGCGCTGCATGGGCGGGTGGCGGCCCTCCTGCACGAGGAGGGCGCCCCGGCGGACGAGGTGGCCGCGCACCTCGTCGCCGCCGCCGACCGGTCGGACACGCCGTGGGCGGTTGCCGTGTTCGAGGAGGCGGCGCAACTCGCCCTGGAGAACGACGAAGTGGTGACGGGGGTGGAGTATCTGCGGGCCGCGTACCGGAGGTGCCGGGGCGCCGCGCAGCGGACCGCGGTCGTGAGTGCGCTCGCCGACGCGGAATGGCGCCTGGACCCCGCAAAAGTCCTCCACCATCTCCCTGCCCGAAGCTCAGTGTCAGTCCCCGCCCGAACCTCGGCGTCGGTCCCCACCCGAACCTCAGCCCCTGCCCCAGCCCCAGCCCGAACCTCAGCCCCAGCCCCCACCCCCGCGGCCCTCCCCACCCACCTCCTCTGGCACGGTCGTGTCGACGAAGGGCTGGATGCGATCTGTGCGCTCGCCGGGCCCAATCCGGGCGGCGCGCCCGCCATGAACGCCGCTGACCTCGACACGCCCTGGCTCTGGGGTGCCTACCTCTACCCCGGGCACGTGAAGGAGCGGCTCGGCTCCGGTGTGCTGGCCGCGCAGCGGTCGGCGCCGCCTGCCGTCACCCCCGAACTGCAGGGCGCGGGCACTCTGATGCAGGACCTGTTGCACGGCGGCGAGAGCGACCCCGCCGGTGTGGTCGACGCGGCCGAACGCTCCCTGAACCGCTACCGCCTCGGCCCTCGCACCGTCGCCGTCCACACCGCCGCCCTCGCCACGCTCACCTACCGCGACCGGCCGCACCGTGCCGCCGCCTGGTGCGACGGGCTCATCGCCCAGGCCGGCGAACGCAACAGCCCCACCTGGCAGGCCTGGTTCACCGCGTGGCGTGCCCTCATCCACCTGCGTCAGGGCGACCCGGCCGCGGCGCGACAGCGCGCCGCCACCGCGCTGGACATGCTCGGCCCCAAGGGCTGGGGCGCCGCGATCGGCCTTCCGCTGGCGGCCGCCGTGCAGGCCGCGTCGGCCGTCGGCGACGTCGACGGCGCGTCGGCCCTCCTCGAACGGCCCGTCGCCCCGGAGGTGTTCCAGACCCGCACAGGGCTGCATTACCTGGCGGCGCGCGGCCGCTACCACCTGGCCACCGGCTGCCACTACGCCGCCCTGTGCGACTTCTACGCCTGCGGTACGCGCATGAGCAGCTGGGGCGTCGACCTGCCCGCGCTGGAATCGTGGCGGCTCGGTGCCGCCGAGGCGTACCTCGCCCTCGGCGAGTCCCTCCTGGCCCGCCAACTCGTCGACGACCAGGTGACGTTGCCCGCTCCTGCCGACGGCCGCACCTGGGGCATGACGCTGCGGCTGCGGGCCGCCACGGCCCCTACCCCGGACCGCGTCGAGCTGCTCGACGAGGCCGTCGCCGTGCTCAGGGGCGCCGGTGACGTCTTCGAGCTGGCGCGGGCCGTGGCCGAGCAGAGTGCGGCCGTACGGGAGGCGGGAGAGACGGAGCGCGCGCGGCTGCTCGCCCGCAAGGCCCAGCTCCTGGCCCGGCGCTGGGGCAGCACGCCCCCCTCTCTGACCGGGCCCCCGCCCTCGGCCGGCCCCCTGCCCTCCGCCGTCCCCCCGCCACCGCCCCTTCCCGGCCACGCCGAACCGGACGCCGAGCTGACCGACGCCGAACGCCGCGTGGCCGAGTTGGCCGCCGACGGGTTCACCAACCGGGAGATCTCCCGCAAGCTGTATGTCACGGTCAGTACCGTCGAACAGCACCTGACCAGGATCTACCGGAAACTCGACGTCAAACGACTCGATCTGCAGGCCGTGCTGCTCTAG
- a CDS encoding type I polyketide synthase: MPGEKDKPGTEARPRTEGKPGTEDKPSTEGKPGTEDKLRHYLKRVTADLGQTRQRLRDVEERQREPIAVVSMACRYPGGVASPEQLWDLVAAQGDAIEEFPTDRGWDVAGLYHPDPDHPGTTYVREAGFLRDAARFDADFFGVNPREALAADPQQRVLLEVAWELFERAGIDPGTLRDTLTGVYAGVSSQDHMSGEQVPPEVEGYATTGTLASVISGRIAYTFGLEGPAVTLDTACSASLVAIHLACQALRQGDCGLALAGGVTVLSTPTAFVEFSRQRGLAPDGRCKPFAEAADGTGFSEGVGLILLERLSDARRNGHQVLGVVRGSAVNQDGASNGLTAPNDVAQERVIRQALASARVTPDAVDAVEAHGTGTTLGDPIEGNALLATYGKDRPADRPLWLGSVKSNIGHTQAAAGVAGVIKMVMSMRHGELPASLHIDRPTPHVDWEGGGVRLLTAPVPWPETDRPRRAGVSSFGISGTNAHLILEQAPAPPPAEDPGPRQDLVVPWLVSARSREALRELGRALAERAAATPELSAPVDIGWSLLRTRALHDRRAVVVGADRADLVAGLEALAAEEPHPALIGPTSVPVGAGKDMVWLFSGQGSQVVGMGAGLYERFPVFAQAFDEVCGLLDVELGGSVREVVFGGPRGRLDHTMWAQAGLFALQVGLARLWESVGVRPDVVVGHSIGEIAAAHVAGAFGLADACKVVGARARLMGALPEGGAMCAVQATPEELAADLAGSGVSFAAVNTPDSTVISGPADAVERVVALWRDKGRKTKALSVSHAFHSALMEPMLTDFTEAIRDVKFAAPKVSLISNVTGREAGSEITAPEYWAKHVRQPVLFQPAIAEVADRAGVFVELGPTPVLATAAQHTLDVVADPQGGSEPVVTASLRHADLPDDVAFAQAMARLHTAGVTVDWSGWFPADPPPRTVDLPTYPFQGRRFWLADVAVPGVASVADGEEAGFWAAVEGADVQALCDTLHLKDDADRAALETVFPALSAWRRERRDRSTVDAWRYRVDWRRVDLPTPAPGGGAWLVLAPEDGAEAWSRTCVRALEETGAPVRLVEVGTGAGRAEPADLSRSWRSTGADDDVPLAGVLSLLALADGTDAETDTDTNTNTDTNTNTDTNTDARRRFSGTSATLTLLHGLLDVEADVPLWCATRGAVSCGDTDPVVSPEQAAVWGLGRVAALEHPELWGGLLDLPADPDTLDPAALYAVLCGGSGEDQVALRRGGAYGRRLVPDAPVGDEAAGSWRPEGAVLVTGGVGRLTEQVVRWLAASGAEHVVLLDTVPDGDHLNSQAHQAHQAHQDGGLAAEVAAQGVQFTVLTVPYGSQAQVQAQVQTQDRSRALAELADVRIQTVIHTSLPGELAPLAEVTPDALDAATAAAAALELGDLAAGTGSGHVDTVLYFSSVAATLGSREHGAYAAANAYLDALAQRHGDGGEGPRTVSVGWGIWDLPKDPKDPKDRDLARDLARGAAGLSRRQGLPPLEPRLALGALRSVLDAGRGHSLVADIEWERFAPLFTLARPTRLLDEVPAARRILDASSDGAESAESAEKASALRRELAALPVRERSGRLLDVVREQVAGVLRYEPGQEVEPEKAFKDLGFDSLVVVELRNRLRVATGLRLPATLVYDYPTPRALAEHLLDRVLPDGGAGELPVAGHLDDLEETLAGLAVDDPRRTGLIRRLQTLLWKQPKQPKQLDSAEAPLPADGEDGQGGEADDLSAASADDMFALIDRQWGTL, encoded by the coding sequence ATGCCGGGTGAGAAAGACAAGCCGGGTACGGAGGCCAGGCCGAGGACGGAAGGCAAGCCGGGTACGGAGGACAAGCCGAGTACGGAGGGCAAGCCAGGCACGGAGGACAAGCTCCGCCACTACCTGAAGCGCGTGACGGCGGATCTCGGGCAGACCCGTCAGCGCCTGCGCGACGTGGAGGAGCGGCAGCGGGAACCGATCGCCGTCGTCTCGATGGCCTGCCGGTACCCGGGCGGCGTCGCCTCACCGGAACAGCTCTGGGACCTCGTGGCCGCGCAGGGCGACGCGATCGAGGAGTTCCCGACCGACCGCGGCTGGGACGTGGCCGGCCTCTACCACCCGGACCCGGACCACCCCGGCACCACCTACGTGCGCGAAGCCGGATTCCTCCGGGACGCCGCCCGCTTCGACGCCGACTTCTTCGGCGTCAACCCGCGCGAGGCGCTCGCCGCCGACCCGCAGCAGCGCGTACTCCTCGAAGTGGCCTGGGAGCTGTTCGAGCGGGCGGGCATCGACCCGGGCACACTCAGGGACACGCTCACCGGCGTGTACGCAGGAGTGTCGAGCCAGGACCACATGTCGGGGGAGCAGGTGCCGCCGGAGGTCGAGGGGTACGCGACCACGGGCACCCTGGCCAGCGTCATCTCCGGCCGCATCGCGTACACCTTCGGCCTGGAGGGCCCGGCGGTGACGCTCGACACGGCGTGCTCGGCATCGCTGGTGGCCATCCACCTGGCCTGCCAGGCGCTGCGCCAAGGTGACTGCGGCCTGGCTCTGGCGGGCGGTGTGACCGTCCTGTCCACGCCGACGGCGTTCGTGGAGTTCTCGCGCCAGCGGGGCCTGGCGCCGGACGGCCGCTGCAAACCGTTCGCGGAGGCCGCCGACGGCACGGGATTCTCCGAGGGCGTCGGCCTGATCCTCCTGGAACGCCTTTCCGACGCTCGCCGCAACGGCCACCAAGTACTCGGCGTCGTCCGCGGATCCGCCGTCAACCAGGACGGCGCCAGCAACGGCCTCACCGCCCCCAACGACGTCGCCCAGGAACGCGTGATCCGCCAGGCCCTCGCCAGCGCCCGCGTCACGCCGGACGCCGTCGACGCCGTGGAGGCCCACGGCACCGGCACCACGCTCGGCGACCCCATCGAGGGCAACGCGCTCCTCGCCACGTACGGGAAGGACCGACCGGCGGACCGGCCGCTGTGGCTCGGCTCGGTGAAGTCGAACATCGGCCATACGCAGGCCGCCGCGGGCGTCGCCGGCGTCATCAAAATGGTGATGTCGATGCGCCACGGAGAGCTGCCCGCCTCCCTGCACATCGACCGTCCCACGCCCCACGTGGACTGGGAGGGCGGAGGAGTGCGGCTCCTCACCGCCCCCGTGCCGTGGCCCGAGACGGACCGCCCCCGCCGGGCGGGCGTCTCCTCCTTCGGCATCAGCGGCACCAACGCTCACCTGATCCTGGAACAGGCCCCCGCACCGCCCCCCGCCGAAGATCCCGGGCCCCGGCAGGATCTCGTGGTGCCGTGGCTCGTCTCGGCCCGCAGCCGGGAAGCGCTGCGGGAGCTGGGTCGCGCCCTCGCCGAACGGGCCGCTGCGACACCGGAGTTGAGTGCACCCGTCGACATCGGCTGGTCGCTGCTCCGTACGCGTGCGCTGCATGACCGTCGCGCCGTGGTCGTGGGCGCGGACCGCGCCGACTTGGTGGCCGGGCTTGAGGCACTCGCCGCGGAGGAGCCGCATCCGGCGCTGATAGGCCCGACTTCCGTGCCGGTCGGTGCCGGAAAGGACATGGTCTGGCTGTTCAGTGGTCAGGGCAGTCAGGTGGTGGGGATGGGTGCCGGGTTGTATGAGCGGTTCCCTGTGTTTGCCCAGGCCTTTGATGAGGTGTGCGGGCTGCTTGATGTGGAGTTGGGTGGTTCGGTCCGCGAAGTCGTCTTCGGGGGGCCGCGGGGGCGGTTGGATCACACGATGTGGGCGCAGGCGGGGTTGTTTGCGCTGCAGGTGGGTTTGGCGCGGTTGTGGGAGTCGGTGGGGGTTCGGCCGGATGTGGTGGTCGGGCATTCCATCGGGGAGATCGCGGCGGCGCATGTGGCGGGGGCCTTTGGGCTGGCGGATGCGTGCAAGGTGGTGGGTGCGCGGGCGCGGTTGATGGGTGCGTTGCCCGAGGGCGGTGCGATGTGCGCGGTGCAGGCCACGCCTGAGGAGCTGGCGGCGGACCTCGCGGGGTCGGGTGTGAGCTTCGCGGCGGTCAACACCCCGGACTCCACCGTCATTTCGGGTCCGGCGGATGCGGTCGAGAGGGTTGTTGCGCTGTGGCGGGATAAGGGGCGTAAGACCAAGGCGCTCTCGGTCAGCCACGCGTTTCACTCGGCCCTGATGGAGCCCATGCTCACGGACTTCACCGAGGCGATACGCGACGTCAAGTTCGCCGCACCCAAGGTCTCGCTGATCAGCAACGTCACGGGCCGGGAAGCCGGGTCCGAGATCACCGCTCCGGAGTACTGGGCCAAGCACGTGCGGCAACCCGTCCTCTTCCAGCCCGCCATCGCCGAAGTCGCCGACCGCGCGGGCGTGTTCGTGGAGCTGGGTCCCACACCCGTCCTGGCCACTGCCGCCCAACACACCCTCGACGTGGTCGCCGACCCTCAAGGCGGGTCCGAGCCCGTCGTCACCGCCTCCCTGCGCCACGCGGACCTGCCGGACGACGTCGCCTTCGCGCAGGCCATGGCGCGCCTCCACACGGCGGGGGTCACGGTCGACTGGTCCGGCTGGTTCCCGGCCGACCCTCCGCCCCGCACGGTCGACCTGCCCACTTACCCCTTCCAGGGGCGGCGCTTCTGGCTGGCGGACGTCGCGGTGCCCGGCGTCGCGTCCGTGGCGGACGGGGAAGAGGCCGGGTTCTGGGCAGCCGTCGAAGGCGCGGACGTCCAGGCCCTCTGCGACACCCTCCACCTCAAGGACGACGCGGACCGGGCCGCCCTGGAGACGGTGTTCCCGGCGCTGTCCGCGTGGCGGCGCGAGCGGCGGGACCGGTCGACCGTCGACGCCTGGCGGTACCGCGTCGACTGGCGGCGCGTGGACCTGCCGACACCCGCGCCGGGCGGCGGGGCCTGGCTGGTCCTCGCCCCCGAAGACGGTGCGGAGGCGTGGTCGCGTACGTGTGTCCGGGCGCTGGAGGAGACGGGCGCGCCGGTACGTCTCGTCGAGGTCGGGACGGGTGCCGGGCGCGCCGAGCCGGCCGACCTGAGCCGCTCGTGGCGGTCGACGGGCGCGGACGACGACGTACCGCTCGCCGGAGTGCTTTCCTTGCTGGCGCTCGCCGACGGCACGGACGCTGAAACCGACACCGACACCAACACCAACACCGACACCAACACCAACACCGACACCAACACGGACGCCCGACGCCGGTTCAGCGGCACCTCGGCCACCCTCACCCTGCTGCACGGTCTCCTCGACGTCGAAGCCGATGTGCCCCTCTGGTGTGCCACCCGGGGCGCCGTGTCGTGCGGTGACACCGACCCCGTCGTCTCTCCGGAACAGGCCGCCGTCTGGGGACTCGGCCGCGTGGCCGCCCTCGAACACCCGGAACTGTGGGGCGGACTGCTGGACCTGCCCGCCGACCCCGACACACTCGATCCCGCCGCGCTGTACGCGGTGCTGTGCGGGGGCAGCGGCGAGGACCAGGTCGCGCTGCGTCGCGGCGGCGCCTACGGCCGACGTCTGGTGCCCGACGCGCCGGTCGGCGACGAGGCGGCCGGAAGCTGGCGGCCGGAAGGCGCGGTCCTGGTGACGGGCGGCGTCGGCCGGCTGACGGAACAGGTCGTGCGGTGGCTCGCCGCGTCCGGCGCCGAGCACGTCGTACTCCTGGACACGGTCCCAGACGGCGATCACCTGAATAGCCAGGCCCACCAGGCCCACCAGGCCCACCAGGACGGCGGGCTCGCCGCCGAAGTAGCAGCCCAGGGCGTGCAGTTCACCGTTCTGACCGTCCCTTACGGAAGCCAGGCCCAGGTCCAGGCCCAGGTCCAGACCCAGGACCGCAGCCGCGCACTCGCCGAGCTCGCGGACGTACGCATCCAAACCGTCATCCACACCTCCCTGCCCGGCGAGCTCGCCCCCCTCGCCGAGGTCACGCCCGACGCCCTCGACGCAGCCACGGCCGCGGCCGCAGCCCTGGAGCTGGGCGATCTCGCGGCCGGTACCGGCTCCGGGCACGTCGACACCGTGCTGTACTTCTCCTCCGTCGCCGCCACGCTCGGCAGTAGGGAGCACGGCGCGTACGCCGCCGCCAACGCCTACCTCGACGCGCTCGCCCAGCGGCACGGCGATGGGGGCGAGGGACCTCGAACCGTCTCCGTCGGATGGGGCATCTGGGATCTGCCAAAGGACCCAAAGGACCCAAAGGACCGCGACCTGGCCCGCGACCTGGCCCGCGGTGCCGCCGGGCTCTCCCGGCGCCAGGGGCTGCCGCCCCTGGAACCCCGGCTGGCGCTCGGTGCGCTGCGCTCCGTGCTCGACGCGGGACGGGGGCACAGCCTGGTCGCCGACATCGAATGGGAGCGGTTCGCGCCGCTGTTCACCCTTGCCCGCCCGACCCGTCTGCTCGATGAGGTCCCCGCGGCCCGCCGCATCCTCGACGCCTCCTCGGACGGCGCCGAAAGCGCCGAAAGCGCCGAGAAGGCCTCCGCGCTGCGACGCGAGCTGGCCGCGCTGCCGGTGCGGGAGCGGAGCGGACGGCTCCTCGACGTGGTGCGCGAGCAGGTCGCCGGCGTGCTGCGGTACGAGCCGGGGCAGGAGGTGGAGCCGGAGAAGGCCTTCAAGGACCTGGGCTTCGACTCCCTCGTCGTGGTGGAGCTGCGCAACCGGCTGCGCGTCGCGACGGGGCTGCGGCTGCCCGCCACCCTGGTCTACGACTATCCGACGCCCCGCGCCCTCGCCGAACACCTGCTGGACAGGGTCCTGCCCGACGGTGGCGCGGGCGAACTCCCGGTGGCCGGGCACCTGGACGACCTGGAGGAGACCCTCGCCGGACTCGCCGTGGACGACCCCCGCCGCACGGGCCTGATCCGACGTCTCCAGACCCTGCTGTGGAAGCAGCCGAAGCAGCCGAAGCAGCTGGACTCCGCGGAGGCCCCCCTCCCCGCCGACGGCGAGGACGGACAGGGCGGCGAAGCGGACGACCTGTCGGCCGCGAGCGCCGACGACATGTTCGCGCTGATCGACCGCCAGTGGGGCACCCTGTGA
- a CDS encoding CGNR zinc finger domain-containing protein, which translates to MNLDHVFVCGHPALDFAATLRARRSTRFEMFVTPERLNAWYLESGLVDAITPAEESDVRAATTVREAVYRLLTDRRLGEGFDREALAVLNAAARRTPVTPQLALAGRHNEATPDQALATVARQAVELLGGPDVPLLKECGNPECTRVYVDRSRGMRRQWCGMESCGNKIKAAAYRARKKTGG; encoded by the coding sequence GTGAATCTCGACCACGTCTTCGTCTGCGGACATCCGGCCCTCGACTTCGCGGCCACGCTCCGCGCGCGACGTTCCACGCGGTTCGAGATGTTCGTGACGCCGGAGCGGCTCAACGCCTGGTACCTGGAGTCCGGGCTCGTGGACGCGATCACGCCTGCGGAGGAGAGCGATGTGCGGGCGGCGACGACCGTGCGCGAGGCGGTCTACCGGCTCCTCACGGACCGCCGCCTCGGCGAGGGCTTCGACCGCGAGGCGCTCGCCGTGCTCAACGCCGCGGCCCGCCGGACCCCCGTGACACCGCAGCTCGCCCTGGCCGGGCGGCACAACGAGGCGACCCCCGACCAGGCCCTTGCGACCGTGGCCCGCCAGGCCGTCGAACTGCTCGGCGGCCCGGACGTGCCGTTGCTCAAGGAGTGCGGCAACCCCGAGTGCACCCGGGTCTACGTCGACCGCTCCCGCGGCATGCGGCGCCAGTGGTGCGGCATGGAGTCCTGCGGCAACAAGATCAAGGCCGCCGCGTACCGCGCGCGGAAGAAGACCGGGGGGTGA
- a CDS encoding ABC-F family ATP-binding cassette domain-containing protein produces MSQPQPQPQPQPSTRPQPALLAHDIVRNFGGRRVLDGVSLTASPGHRIGLIGENGVGKSTLLRVLAGADEPDTGSVVRPADLGFLHQEMPFDTGSTIAAVLDDALREAREDLAELGRLSEEIARVPEDTPAHRELLDVYGRRLEQAQDRESWDADRRAALVLDGLGLGALAHDRTLGSLSGGQRGRLALAALLVRRPTALLLDEPTNHLDDGAAAFLEEQLRDLPGTVVAASHDRAFLDAVCTDLIDLDPSVEGPVRYGGNYSAYVSEKRAERARWEQRYADEQEELRALRHSAGVTARRVAPDRGPRDNEKMGYGHRAGRVQSQISRRVRNATRRLEELERDQVAAPPRPLRFAAEVLSAQRTTEHVEDDPRPLISLRHVRVPGRLALDALDVAAGERLLVTGANGAGKSTLLAVLAGHLAAEGVVRRREHLTVGLLAQDTVFERPDRTARDTYALALGPERAEAVPLASLGLVHAADLDKPVGTLSVGQRRRLALALLVARPPRLLLLDEPTNHLSPRLCDELEEAMAPGPDSGDGPGLGAIVLASHDRWLRRRWTGHTLRLST; encoded by the coding sequence ATGTCCCAACCCCAGCCCCAACCCCAGCCCCAGCCCTCGACTCGGCCCCAACCCGCCCTGCTCGCCCATGACATCGTGCGCAACTTCGGGGGCCGTCGCGTACTCGACGGCGTCTCCCTGACCGCCTCCCCCGGCCACCGCATCGGCCTGATCGGCGAGAACGGTGTCGGCAAGTCCACGCTGTTGCGGGTCCTCGCCGGTGCGGACGAGCCCGACACCGGCAGCGTCGTCCGCCCCGCCGACCTCGGCTTCCTGCACCAGGAGATGCCCTTCGACACGGGCTCGACCATCGCCGCGGTCCTCGACGACGCGCTGCGCGAAGCCCGCGAGGACCTGGCGGAGCTCGGACGGCTGAGCGAGGAGATCGCCCGCGTCCCCGAGGACACGCCCGCCCATCGAGAACTCCTCGACGTCTACGGCAGGCGGCTCGAACAGGCCCAGGACCGCGAGTCCTGGGACGCCGACCGCCGGGCGGCCCTGGTCCTGGACGGACTCGGCCTGGGCGCGCTCGCGCACGACCGTACGCTCGGCTCGCTGTCCGGCGGGCAGCGCGGCCGGCTCGCGCTGGCCGCGCTGCTCGTACGGCGGCCGACCGCGCTGCTGCTCGACGAGCCGACCAACCACCTCGACGACGGCGCCGCCGCCTTCCTGGAGGAACAGCTGCGCGACCTGCCGGGCACGGTGGTGGCCGCCAGTCACGACCGCGCGTTCCTCGACGCCGTCTGCACCGACCTGATCGACCTCGACCCGTCGGTCGAAGGACCGGTCCGCTACGGCGGCAACTACTCGGCGTACGTGAGCGAGAAGCGCGCCGAGCGGGCGCGATGGGAGCAGCGTTACGCCGATGAGCAGGAGGAACTGCGGGCGTTGCGGCACTCGGCGGGTGTCACCGCGCGCCGGGTGGCGCCTGACCGCGGGCCGCGCGACAACGAGAAGATGGGTTACGGCCATCGGGCGGGCCGGGTGCAGAGCCAGATCTCCCGCCGGGTGCGCAACGCCACGCGACGCCTCGAGGAGTTGGAGCGGGACCAGGTGGCCGCGCCGCCGCGGCCGCTGCGGTTCGCGGCGGAAGTGCTGAGTGCGCAGCGAACGACTGAGCATGTGGAGGACGACCCCCGGCCGCTGATCTCACTGCGGCACGTCCGGGTGCCCGGACGGCTCGCGCTCGACGCTCTGGACGTGGCGGCGGGCGAGCGGCTGCTGGTGACGGGGGCGAACGGGGCGGGCAAGTCGACGTTGCTCGCCGTGCTCGCCGGACACCTGGCCGCCGAGGGTGTGGTACGTCGACGGGAGCACCTGACGGTGGGCCTGCTGGCCCAGGACACGGTGTTCGAGCGGCCGGACCGTACGGCTCGGGACACGTACGCGCTGGCGCTGGGGCCGGAGCGGGCCGAGGCGGTACCGCTGGCGTCGCTGGGCCTGGTCCACGCGGCTGACCTGGACAAACCCGTCGGCACCCTGTCCGTCGGGCAGCGTCGACGGCTCGCGCTCGCCCTTTTGGTGGCCCGTCCGCCTCGGCTGCTGCTGCTCGACGAGCCGACCAACCATCTCTCGCCGCGCCTGTGCGACGAGCTGGAGGAGGCGATGGCGCCGGGCCCCGATTCCGGTGACGGTCCCGGTTTGGGAGCGATCGTCCTCGCGAGCCATGACCGCTGGTTGCGGCGGCGGTGGACGGGGCACACGCTCCGGCTGTCGACGTGA